A part of Candidatus Nezhaarchaeota archaeon genomic DNA contains:
- a CDS encoding preprotein translocase subunit Sec61beta yields MSKNVRAKSIKKRSSRKSKAEFMPLAGAGLIRFFREETGGISISPYIVMIMAIMLIIVVLALPALLPL; encoded by the coding sequence ATGTCTAAGAATGTTAGAGCTAAGTCGATAAAGAAGAGGAGTTCACGTAAGAGCAAAGCGGAATTTATGCCGCTTGCAGGAGCTGGTTTAATAAGGTTTTTTAGAGAAGAGACAGGAGGTATATCGATATCACCTTACATTGTAATGATAATGGCAATAATGTTAATAATTGTGGTATTAGCTCTTCCAGCATTACTGCCTTTATGA
- a CDS encoding ZPR1 zinc finger domain-containing protein, translated as MQRHRPSEDENYKTCCPSCGEGLLSMDQVCYELSNLESICIFIVSCQKCGFRHMDILELNPHQEPSRIIVRIEKPDDLNHLVVRSSYASIRMPELNVTITPGPYAQGIITTIEGFLHRAKEIAEFLFSCDLNEEQRRDCLQTLEKIEAAINGNMAFTFMIEDPSGLSVIIPKEGVTTKIIKEPLKTKDIDINV; from the coding sequence CTGCAAAGACATCGGCCAAGTGAGGATGAGAACTATAAAACTTGTTGCCCTTCATGTGGTGAAGGACTTCTGTCAATGGATCAAGTCTGCTACGAACTATCAAACCTCGAGAGTATTTGCATTTTCATCGTATCTTGTCAGAAGTGTGGATTTCGACACATGGATATATTAGAGCTTAACCCCCATCAAGAACCTTCACGCATCATAGTTAGAATAGAAAAGCCCGATGACCTAAACCATTTAGTTGTACGTTCAAGCTATGCTTCTATAAGAATGCCTGAATTAAATGTAACAATAACTCCGGGACCTTATGCTCAAGGCATCATAACGACAATAGAGGGATTCCTTCACAGGGCTAAAGAGATAGCCGAGTTCTTGTTTTCATGTGATTTGAATGAAGAGCAAAGGAGAGACTGCCTCCAGACGTTAGAGAAGATTGAGGCTGCAATCAATGGTAATATGGCCTTCACTTTTATGATTGAGGATCCCAGCGGATTAAGTGTAATAATACCGAAAGAAGGGGTGACCACAAAGATAATAAAGGAGCCATTAAAAACTAAAGATATTGATATAAATGTCTAA